TAGCCAAGCGGCTCAACCTTCGGACGGTCAACAAAAAATCGTTTGAAAGCCTAGCCCAAGCCGGCGCCTTCGATTCCTTCGGCTTCCACAGAGCACAGTATTTTGTCCCATATCCTACAGAGGCCACTACTTTTCTTGAAAAACTCTTGCGCTATGGTACTGCCTGCCAAGAGGAGGCCGATAGTGTTTCGTTGTTTGGCGCTGGAGGCAGCGGTATTTCCGAGCCCCCACCGCCCGATGTACCACAGTGGAGTGCTATTGAGAAGTTGGAGAGAGAAAAAGAGGTGGTTGGTTTTTATATCTCCGGCCATCCGCTGGGCGTGTACAAAGGTGTGGTAGAGCGGCTTTGCAATGCCAACTTGACCAACTATATGACCGTAGGCAAAGGAGGGCAAGGCCTGACCATTGCTGCCGTTATACAGACAGTAGCCCGAAAGCAAACCAAGAACGGTAGCAGTTTTACGACCTTCATCGCTGAGGATGAGTATGGTACGGCAGATTTTGCGCTCTTCAACGAACTGCATATGGAATATGGCCAAAGCCTCCAAGCCGGTGATATTGTCTTGCTCAAAGGCAAGGTACAAACCCGCTACAACACCGACCAACAGGAGTTTCGTATCAGTAGCATCAACCCCATCGAAGACCAACAAACACAGCTCTGCCGAGGGATTGCCGTGTTGCTCTCTACCAAACAACTGCAAGAGGAAAGCTTCTTACAGCGCTTTGTTAGCGAAATCGAAAAATATCCCGGCGATGCCCAACTACTTATCAACATTGCGGCCTTGGAGCAAGACCTAGAGCTTTCGACACGCGCTACCAAGTACCAAGTCCGCTATGACGATGACCTGTTACAATCTCTCGAACAGATGCAGCTAAAATACAAAGTGTTGTATTAGCCCAAAAACGCGGCTACTTTGCTACGTATTCATTCAAAATCATACGTCGACAGACTACAGGCATACAAGTATAATACAGTTTCAATTAGCCCAAAAGACTTTGAAATCAGTTGAATACACAAGAAAACACAAGATTTTGGTACACAAGTAAGTGCCAAAGTACTCCTCTCAAACCTCGACTTATACGATATTGGGGTACTTAGGTACATCTACCCTCTGGCTATCATACTTACTTTCAGGGACACAAGGGGATATACCATCGTTTGATAAGAAGGGCAATCCCCTTTGCGACACCACAAATTATAGCGTTGATATTCTATGAGTACTTTCAACAATACGGTATACCTACTTTGTAGCATTTTATTATTGCTCAGTGTAGAGGTATGGGCGCAAGAGCAACAAAGCGCACGGGCTACCACATCCCCATTTGCCGGCACTTACACTACTTCTTTGGAGGATGCGCTGCTCCACCCCAAGCAAATCAAGCACTTAGACCTTAGCGAGCTGCGGCTCAAGACTTTGCCCAACCAAATAGCAACGCTTGAAGCCTTAGAAGTGTTGGATTTGTATGGCAATGAGTTGAGCCAATTGCCTGAAGCCATTGCCCAACTCAGCCAACTGCGTGAAATCAACTTGAGCAATAACCCTCACTTGGATATGGCACAGGCTTTTATTGTGTTGGGGAAAATCCCCTCCCTCAAAAAAGTACACCTAGCCAATAACCAACTCCAAACACTACCCGAAGAGATTGCGCTCTTGGCGAGCCTCGAAACCTTGGATTTGTACCAAAATACGCTCGAATCTCTTCCTAAAGCGCTTTTCCGACTGCCAATGCTCGAAGAGTTGTACTTGCAATCCAATATGCTCCAACAACTTTCGGAGGAGTTTTCGGCCTTGCGTCGCCTACAAGTGCTTGACCTTTCGGGCAACCAACTCCAGCAATTACCCCATAGCCTTGGGATGTTGCCCCAGCTGCGTATGTTGAACCTTAGCCAAAACCAACTGACACGGTTACCAGCTTCACTGACGCAGCTCGCCCAGTTGCGCGAACTGTATTTGGGGCAAAACCACCAATTACAGTGGACACAAGCCTGGGAGGTCATCGTAGGATTACACAATTTACAGACACTTTACCTAGCTAACAATACCCTCGAAGAAGTTCCCATCAATATCCATCAACTCACACAACTGCGCCAGCTGTATCTACATCAAACTCCGCTGCGCCAATTGCCTGAGAGCATCAGCGCCTTGCGTTGGCTACATACCCTCTCGCTAGCCAAAACGCCATTACAGGAGCTCCCTCCTACATTTGGGCGCTTGGCTTCGCTCCAACATCTTTCTCTAAGCCATACCCCCGCCCTCGATAAGCGACATACCCTACAGTTGCTCACCCAACCGGGCAACTTACAGACATTAGACCTCTCTTTTTGTGAAATCACAAGCTTGCCCCTCACTATCGGTGGGCTAAAACAACTCAAAGAGCTGAATCTTGCCAATAACCAGCTTGCTAGCTTGCCTGGTAGTGTCTTTCAGATGACACACCTCCAAAAATTGGAATTGCAAAACAACCAACTTCGACAGATCCCTGAAGACATTTGCCGCCTTACCAACCTCATAGAGCTGCACTTAGGCCAAAACCCTTGGGAGGAACAGTTCCGGAGTAAAATCAAAGAATGGCTGCCGACTACCTCTATACGCTGGTATTGATATAGGCTCGAAAAGCAGCTTGTTTTGGTGGGAAATCCTAAGACCCTGAAATGCGCCGCTCAAGTAAAAAACATTTGTTGAAAAAACACACCGTCTTATCAACCAAACTAGGCCTCAAATGCGATTTTGGGTCAAGATTTATTAGGATGAATTTTCTTGATATACAAGACCCTTTAGCGTCTATATCTCCGAAAAAATCCGCCTTTGGCTGTGTCTTCACAGCCATTAGCGCTTCTTGATGCTCAAGGGTCGATTAGGCATCTACCCATACAGTCCGATACCTTCGAAAGTATCGGATTTTTTTATGGCATCTTGCTCAAAAAATAAGCACTGTACATATAGGCTGCATCCTTGGTCAATACCTTTGAAGTATCAAGATGATGGTCATACCCTAAACGTACAGTTGGATGAAAAAACCACCTCTCCAAGCCAAAGAAGCACTCTTGGATGCTTTTGAGCAACTCAAGCAGGAGCGCCAAGCCAAAGCCCGCCTCGTCCTCACCAAGGAGGAACAAGCTCGTCGCGACGAAGACCGCCAAACTGCCGAAAAGGCCGCCGACTACACCGCCGAGGTGATTCTCAAATCCTTGGCCGAACTACAAGTGGGATTTGTCAATACCACACGCAGCCTCGTAGAACAGCTCGAAGCCGAAGAACAAAAGCTACAGGATTTGGACACAGCCCTGACGGTAGCCTCTCAACAACTCCAAGAGTTGCGCGATACCAAAATTGCTGCTGATGCCCTCCACGTCTTGGAGCTAGAACACAATCTCCAACTCCGAACCCTCGAAGAAGAACAACGCACACGCCTCAAGGCGCTCGAAGAAGAAGCCGAGCAGCTCCGCAATGCTTGGGAAAAACAAGCTACCCAATATGCCAAAGCCAAACAAGCTTGGCAAGAAGAACTCAACCAAAAACGCCAGCGAGAACTGGAAGCACACCAGTATCACTTGGCAAGGCGCTATCAAGAGGAAGCCGATGCTTTTGACGAAAAGAAGAAAAAGCAAGGCCGACTCATTGCCCTACAAGCCGCCCAAAAGCAAAAAGATTGGAACAAACGCCGCCAAAAGTTGGATGAGCTGAAGGCTGATTACGAAAAATATAAAACACGGGTGGATGGATTTGAGGCCGAATTCAAGCAAGAAACGGAAAAAGCCCGCAAAAAAGCCACCGAAGATACGCACAGAGATGCTAAAAATCAGGCTGACCTCGTGCTCAAAGCCGCCGAAGGCCGCAAACAACGGTTCGAAGCCCAAATCGCTGACCTAGAGCAAAAAGTAGAGAAAAACCAACAGTATCTCGAAAAGCTCAATACCGAATTGCGCGAAGCCCTACTGCAAGTACAGCAGCTCTCCGCTCAGGCGCTGAGCCAAACCCGAAGTATTGCCGCTACGACTGTCGCTGCTACGAGCGCTGCCCGCAGCCGAAAAACTGCCAAAGGTGATGACAGCAACGAGGTTTCCTAAATCTGATAAAACAAGGCCAATTTGAGTTCCCTATTCACCTCTCAAAAACAACATCGATGAGCAAAGTAACTCTGAAAAATACCAAGAACGACATTCTTCAGGCATACAATGACCTGATGCGGGAGAAAAACGAGCTGCTCGGCAAGCTCCGAAAGGCCGAAGCAGCGCGCAAAATAGCCGAAACCGTTGCTCCAAAAACGCAAGGTGAAAGCCTGAAGTCTTTTGAAAGCGCAGCCATCAACATTCTAGAGCAAAAGCTCGAAAAGTACCTTGTGTCAGAAACACAGCCTAGCAGCAATGGCAGCTCCCATGACAACGGTCAGGCCCAGATGACACCCAAGACCTTGCAGGGTATCATTCAGACGCTGAGTCAAGTAGGAGAAGGCTTGGGCGTGGCCGTCAGCCAAATCACGGATAAGCTCGCCCTCAAAGCAGATAAACTGGCCGAACTGCGTGCCGAAATCGAAGAGCAACGTACCCAACTCCGGCAGCTCTACCAAGCCGAAGGCCGCGATGGATTGGTAGAAGAGCTTATCGCCTCGTTTGAACAAAAAGAAGAGGCTTTTGCCCTAGAGCTTCGTACCAAAACCCAACTGCTCGACGACCAATGGGAAACACAACAAGATGCATGGCAACAGGAGTACAAAACTCATCAGGAACAAACCCAAGTACAAGCCTATCAAGATGAAACAGACAAGCAACGCGACCTCGAAAAATATGACTACGACCTTCAGCTTGGACGGGAGCTTCAAGAAGACGAATACAGTCAAAAACAACAAGCCCTTC
This genomic window from Eisenibacter elegans DSM 3317 contains:
- a CDS encoding leucine-rich repeat domain-containing protein, with product MSTFNNTVYLLCSILLLLSVEVWAQEQQSARATTSPFAGTYTTSLEDALLHPKQIKHLDLSELRLKTLPNQIATLEALEVLDLYGNELSQLPEAIAQLSQLREINLSNNPHLDMAQAFIVLGKIPSLKKVHLANNQLQTLPEEIALLASLETLDLYQNTLESLPKALFRLPMLEELYLQSNMLQQLSEEFSALRRLQVLDLSGNQLQQLPHSLGMLPQLRMLNLSQNQLTRLPASLTQLAQLRELYLGQNHQLQWTQAWEVIVGLHNLQTLYLANNTLEEVPINIHQLTQLRQLYLHQTPLRQLPESISALRWLHTLSLAKTPLQELPPTFGRLASLQHLSLSHTPALDKRHTLQLLTQPGNLQTLDLSFCEITSLPLTIGGLKQLKELNLANNQLASLPGSVFQMTHLQKLELQNNQLRQIPEDICRLTNLIELHLGQNPWEEQFRSKIKEWLPTTSIRWY